Below is a genomic region from Solanum stenotomum isolate F172 unplaced genomic scaffold, ASM1918654v1 scaffold11165, whole genome shotgun sequence.
aatttcaaataattcttACTTCTTTTCGGACTATTAAAAAGAGATTTTAGGGAATTATTTGGAATATTCCTGCCTCCGTCTAGGTGACAAATGGGGCGGGGCGGTTGCGGGGCAGCCGGGGCTATTACTGCCTCCGTTTAGGGGTGACAAAATGGGGTGAGGTGTAGTGGTGAAGtcaaaaattttattaaagGTGTTCAACATTTAATATATacgtatgaaaaatatttttaaacctATATACTTTGTACAATTTTCTACatagtataattttaaaaaaaagatgaattaaCCATTCTAAGCTATATATAGCTACGCCACTGACGGGGCGGTTGCGGGGGATATTACTGCCTCCGTCTATTAGTTTTTGCTTTGCATTCAAACTTAATTAGTATTAACATACATATTCTATTTGAATTATTTGATCTCATCGTATtcttcatcattattattactatttataaacACTGACGGTCAGAATTTTCTCGAAGAGAGTTCGATATatgaaaaagttaaaagaaataCAACATCTATCACatatacacaatttttttttatgttaataagaGTACTTAGATACTAGTTCAATTATTATTGACTAGGAATTGTACTACCATCGTGGGTCATGGTGGAAAAATACAATCTTTTTTCATACTTAATTAGAGGTCTCTAGAAGTATAAAACAATTCTGATAGGTGTACTTTTTATGTCTAATGGACCTCACCCGAATTAGACGAGGTCCCAATATCAGAAAAAGAGTACGAATTAATATACTCAGCTAAACTTGCTGTAGAAAAAAATGAGATTGATCGAGTTGTCACATAACTCAATTGGGCTTGTTACATGAATTGATTGTAAACAAAGAAAGATAAAGTAAAAAGCTTATTTTTTAtaacatttcaaaatatatactACTGTTGTATATAAAGATCCAAACTTGTAGTTTTATGATTAAAAGAGATTACTTTTTGTCTGGGAAATCAGAAGACAAAAAGAAGGCTGTATAGTGTACTATATTTATTCTTTGATTCCCCATATATATGTGACCATTTGGACAAAATGGAACAGAAgatcaaaatttcagaaaaaatatTGTACTTTCACCTGAATTAATGTCTAGACAACAACGAATATGACTGAAAAAGTACCAACAAGGATTGCGATAGAGTAGTAAGTACTCCTTTATCCTTGACGAGAGATCTCAAATTCAAGTCCCCGAATATGAAGTCGACTTTATTAGAAATTGCTTTGTCCCTAAATGTGGGATTTCTGTACGTAAACTCAAATTTAATCGATTCCAATTTGAATATCAGACACCAAGTGAAAAAAGAGGCTGAAAAGGCATAAATGTGCATGCAATATCTCCACTGACAATTTTCCatgctttttttttgtttttttatccaaatatatatacatgtatttggTTTTACTGTCTCCACTAGCTTtactattaagaaaatattctaCCTTAACTAATTATTCCTCCCGTTCTGATTTATAtgatacttttaaatttttcaagaTTCAAATGAACTGATCTTTGAttgtatgtcttttaaatatattgagttattaattaatattatgacTTGTAGTACTCTATCATACCTAATTATTCTTTTAATCCCAATTTATAAAACACTTCCCCATTTTTGAGTTTTAAATGAGCTTATCTTTGGCTGTAATAATGTTTTCATGTctttttaaatatcttaattattaattattatgatttgtagtacttttcgACGAGAAACAATAATTGTACATGTATATTGGACACTTGTCAATGTCCTGAGAACTCTCAGACTAACTAAATAAACTCACCAAAGTAATATTATCTCATTTGCTCATACATTAAtgttttgtataaaatattttgaaattaaaaaaaaaaggaattaagtAAACATAGTACTCACACCAAACTGGAGGAATATATTCTGTCCACTTTGTTGTAGTCCTAATTTGTCTATATGCTGTCTATTTTCTACTATAAATAACTACTCTAGCTAGAACTATAGAAAATaacgaaaaaaaaattgaacaaactAAAAGTGGAAGCATAACTCATAACTATGGTGGAAGATAAGAAAACTAGTGGTGTTAGAGGATGCATAAAAACTAGCAGAGGGCCGTGGTTGGTTCACAGAACCGCCAAAGATGGCAGTGTTGTGACTAGGTTCCGTTATCCATCTGACAGAGAGCGACAGAAAAATAAGCAAAGGGAGAAAAATCGCCGAAGAGTAGCTCACAAAATCTTTGCTGGACTACGAGCTCATGGAAACTACAAACTTCCAAAGCATGCTGACACCAATGATCTTCTCATTGCTCTATGTAAGGAAGCTGGATGGCACGTTGAAGAAGATGGCACCATTAACGGGAAGGTGAGGATGAACACTCTGCTGCTATGGTTTCTTCACTTTGTTCATCAATGTTTTGCCTAGTTTGAAAATGAAAACATTTGGTACTACTCACTTTTTTGGTGTCAAAGTGATTTatcatgattttatttttaccttttccaAAAGAGAAATCATGTTAATTACAACGATTGACATTTTTTGGTTTCTCAAACATGTATGTAAGCTTTTGAGTGCATTTTTACATGCTAATAAAGAAGTTTCTCTTGTCGGATCTGAGTTTAATGGATGACAGTTGGCTTGTGTCCAGTTGATAAGAGCTCTTTCACCATTGGACAAATACTGAAAAGAGTTGAAAACTTGGCTATTCCGACTATAGTTTGCCAATTTTACCAGATGATATGCAACCATATTGACCTTTCTTAGGCAGTGACTAGCTTTAACACTAGCATGTTTCGTCATTTCTTATATGAGACTTATTTTGTGCTAGAATATCTTGACGACTCTGTATTATTTAAAATCTCATAGGATCCAATGAAAGACCTGCCAAGATTGATTGATGTAGACTCTGCTCAAGTTTCTATGGAAGATCAAACCAAAGATGAAGACTACTGTAAATGTGAAGATCAAATCAAAGATGGAGAGTATTATTGTAAGTGTGAGGTTGAGATGAACAAGGTGGAATCCGAGAAAGGTAGGCCAGAAGGTTCACTGACGTCATCTGCTGAAGTGTTTGACGTCAATTTGACTCTATCACTCTCTTCTTAACTATTTTTTGTCATAGCAAAAATAGTTATTTAGGACAAAGGaaatatagtgtaatttttatttgaatatatagTTTATCTATCTAATGTGTACTTGAGATTAAAGAAGCAATCTGTCAAATATGATATGCATATCTATATCAAGTGACTTCAAACTGAATCTATCAAATCAATGTATGATTATTCTAACCTAAATTTGTGATCACTAtgttgtattttatatttttcctaaattttaaGATCGAAGATTGTTTAATTGTCACGATCATATTCATCTGTGACCATGTTATTTCTTGTTAGTGAACAAatgaaaactcaaaatcctcTCGTTAGCAAAGTTATGCATCATCTACTAAGTTTATGTTTGAGACTACAAGTCAGCACTATTTTTTAAACTTCGCAATTGTATTAGCTCATGAGAACTTGCAACTGCTGAGTGACTCCAACAAATTATGTTAAGACTGTTGCTTGAATTTGGTAATTTTTCTCATTTGCTCAATTCTTGCTATTAGTTTGAACTCGATCTTTTAAAGATTGCTTAATTCAAACATGTAAGACAAGAAAATTCAAGTTTGGTAGGTTTGATTTTCTGAAGGATTTTAAGCAAACTCCTTTCCAAGAGTAATATAATCATCTATTTTGCAGCTAAATTAGACTGTATGCAGTTTCTGTATTTTGTTCATCTTTCAAGGCCTTTCTCATTGTGCTTATTAGATTGTCCAAGTTTTCATAAAGCAATATTATATACTATGTATTTTGATATTGGTTAGTGGTTACAATCACGATTTGCTGATTTCTATGATCGAAATTGTGCATTGTTTCATATAATTCATATCATGCACAAGGCAAGGAAGTGATTATTATTTGCCAGAACCATGctgtataaaaaaaatggaagttcactaaattaaaaaagaaactgCACTGAAAATTTCTTGTTTCAAATGAACTAGAAACTTAACAGCAGTCTTGGTTGTACATTGGAAAAATATGAAGTCTTGTTTCTGTAATGGATCAATTCGTTAACTAACATTCCTTACCGCCATTTCCTTGTTAACATAATGACAAATGTTTGAGGAAAAAGACTTGCTTCTTCATTACATTCACATTGGATTCTATCCAATTTCCCCATGCGTCCATGGCCAGTTCCATGCCTTTTAATCCATCTATTTTTTACAAACTCCATTTTCTTCTGAGCTCCATCTAAAAAGGTGATGGAACTAATGAGATAgtgaatccttcttctttatCAAATCTTTTTTTAACTATCTTGTAATGACTCTTTCTTTCAACTTCACCTGCTTTTGTTGAAACATCAACTGCTTCTCAATGTGTATAACAATTAATGTAAACCTTGTTGAACTACTTCATACATTTCAAGACTTCTATGcacaaaatataacatatatcattacaattatagtattattttttttcatatagaaaaaaataaaatctctaTTCGTTTAATTCTCTTGACGAATCCATGATATAGGCATAAAGAATCTGATTCCAAACATCAGGCACACCAGGAAGGCACCAATGTACACAATCTGAATTTTTCCTTGGATTTAACAGTTGTTCTTTTGTTGGAGCAACCCAATTCCTCTTGTAAACGGATGGGTGTCCGTCTTTTCTATACTCGGAGAGTTGTGTTATGTTGAGATATTGTATGTCTAATCCCTTTCTCTTCAGCCCATTTACAGACTCCTCTGCTATTTCCATCATCTTTCTATCACTTTCACTCCCCCAATACTCTCTTCTTGATATTGGTTCTGTTTCGTCATAGCAATTTTGATCATTTCCCCTGCCCCAATCTGTACCACTGCATGTAACAACAAAAAGGATTAATCTTTCGTTGTTTGTACAAGAACGGACAAACAATATAGTCATTATCGTACTTTTTGTGAGAAGACGAGAGGCTCATGAAGAACAATTTAGtcctttttctttcaatttgaaaCTCCAACCAATCTGACCATGTTCTTAAGGCCATCTCATAACGTCGTAGCTTCATTTCAACCTTCTTGTATATTGCATCGGAGCTGTTAAACGATCCCCATCTGTGTAAAGTTGGCATGGAAAAAATGAGACAACAATCATGTTACTTATAACTACGAGATTTTTACATTGTCAGTGTATATAACTTAATTCCAAATATGAAATGTTTGTGTAAAATGTGAATTCTAAAGGGGTACTTATTTTGGTGTGAAAAAACAGACTTACTGAAGTGTCATATGTGATTCAAGCCACCAAGTGAAGGAATCAAAGATGAGAATATCTGCATCAATCCAATGCCTAGCATGTTTTTCAATGGCCTCAACTCTGATAATTCGATCGCGGACACGATGCTTCACCGGATCATCACAATTGGATTCTACTAGCAATGGTGACCAGTAGAAATCAATTGTTGCATTGTATTCCTTAATCAtattagaaaatgaaaaactttAGCGTCACAACCGAAGAAATATTTCTCTTGAAATAACAAACTCTTTGCTAGTTGATATTAACCACTCTCTCTGAATCGCACACTACAGGGCCCATTCGGGGGTGACTctcccaacatgattttcttCATACCCAAGGCTCGAACTCGAGACATCTGATTAAGGGTGAAGCAGTCTCAACTGCACTGTGGGTTCTCATTTACCTCTTATAGTCACATCATAAATGTCTCTGTCTTGGTTTATACTTTATACAACAAATTGCAAGAATTTTTCTTtgggaaaaatattttatcttatttgaattgattaaccaCCTAACAATAATGCAATTTTAGGCATCTCTAACAAACTCTAATATCAGACACATACAATGCATGGAATACAGTATTTGCCATTTGAATTAGTGATGTTGACAAATTTTGTGGTTTTGGTTCGTCTTCTTTCAAAGTGCACCATTTTCATGTATAATACCATTTtaataaaccaaatcaaacaaagTATAGTAAGGTTTGATGAAAAGGCTAATTGCTTTGTGAGTCCAAGGTATGGCCTAGCGGTAAATAAAGTGAGATAAAAATCATGAGAGACCATGATTCAAATTCAAGCAAACGAAAAAACTAAGTGTAATTACCTTGACCTCAAAGGTGATTAAGTTGCCTTTCCATATAGGTGGGTTGAGAGATGGAATTCCAGAGGATTCAATTAAGCATACCATAGAAGCCCATTGATTCTTGTTCAATGAATCCCCAACAAACAACACTCTCTTCCCTTTTAGCTTCTCCAATAATCCCTTGGCATTAAACCTACACTCTTACAACacacatatttaaaaattaaattcaacaaATGACAACAACATACTCTGTATAATCCCATGATTGGaatctggggagggtagagtgtatagacaccttacccctaccttgggaggAAACATACCCAGTATAGTCGCGCAAGTGGGGTCTGGAAAAGGTAGAGCGTACACAGACTTACCCTTACCTtgacaaaacaaaaaagaggaaatcaaagagaattttttgagtATGTTACCTTGGAAGATCACAATGATAAGGTTGCCATCTCCAATAATGATATTTTGAGTCTTTTCTTCCAAATTTGTGACAAGCAAAATCATCAGGCATGAAAGAACATTGTTGTTCTTTGTACAAAGGATATGACACATTATCAAAAATCCAACTTCCAGAAAACAAATCACATTTTGGAGATGAATTTTTCCTTGTAGATTTATTTGCT
It encodes:
- the LOC125849873 gene encoding protein BRASSINAZOLE-RESISTANT 1-like; protein product: MVEDKKTSGVRGCIKTSRGPWLVHRTAKDGSVVTRFRYPSDRERQKNKQREKNRRRVAHKIFAGLRAHGNYKLPKHADTNDLLIALCKEAGWHVEEDGTINGKDPMKDLPRLIDVDSAQVSMEDQTKDEDYCKCEDQIKDGEYYCKCEVEMNKVESEKGRPEGSLTSSAEVFDVNLTLSLSS
- the LOC125849872 gene encoding protein trichome birefringence-like 34, which gives rise to MAEKLVHKSWLIQYNLHSILGFFLLFFLSVSFYLIGDNSDGVSFLANKSTRKNSSPKCDLFSGSWIFDNVSYPLYKEQQCSFMPDDFACHKFGRKDSKYHYWRWQPYHCDLPRFNAKGLLEKLKGKRVLFVGDSLNKNQWASMVCLIESSGIPSLNPPIWKGNLITFEVKEYNATIDFYWSPLLVESNCDDPVKHRVRDRIIRVEAIEKHARHWIDADILIFDSFTWWLESHMTLQWGSFNSSDAIYKKVEMKLRRYEMALRTWSDWLEFQIERKRTKLFFMSLSSSHKNGTDWGRGNDQNCYDETEPISRREYWGSESDRKMMEIAEESVNGLKRKGLDIQYLNITQLSEYRKDGHPSVYKRNWVAPTKEQLLNPRKNSDCVHWCLPGVPDVWNQILYAYIMDSSRELNE